Genomic DNA from Panthera leo isolate Ple1 chromosome A1, P.leo_Ple1_pat1.1, whole genome shotgun sequence:
GTAGATATCCAGAGTGCACTTGGGGGAGGTAACCTTGCAAATGAAGAACCAGAGGGTAAAGAATATGCTAGCAGCCAATAGCACTGTGGTCAGGTGGGGGAATAGAGCCAGTTTCACTGGGCTGGTATATCTACTAATGGCCTCGAGCTCCATTTTGCCAGGAGCAAGGTAATCCATTGCTCCACCTCTggaatagaaaaaatgaaaattacgtAAAGAGATATCATTCTAGATACATTATGGGCATGGATCATGCCACATGTTTGGCAGAACATAAACAACAGGAATCTTCACCTTCTGTGGTGGGAATGTAGATGGCTGCAGGAGTCCTGGAAGGCACTAAAGCAGTACTTAGTAAAATTAATGCTCTCTGAGCCAACAATCCCAGTCCTGGACATGAACCTTAAAGTTTACAAAGGAATGCACACAGATTGATTCGTGCAATGTTGCTTGTGGTACCAGCAAGCTACAGACTTCTCTGGGCATCCATAATTTCAGTACTAAGTCAACACACATGTTGAAAACAACATGCTTTGTAGGAAAGTAAAAGTAGCTCTAGAACACAGTGTACTGTTTCTGTAAGTTAAGAAGGTAAGAACACATGTCTATTAGCTATCTGActaccttctttggaaaaatgtctattcatgtcttcagcccatttcttaactggattatttgcttttggtgGGGGGCGGTGTTGAGGttgataagttcttgatagattttggatactaatcccttatccgatatgtaatttgcaaatacctcttccattccataggctgccttttagttttgttgattgtttcctttgctgtgcagaagctttttattctgatgaagtagttcagttttgcttttgttcccttgctTCCAAAGATGCGTCTggtaagaagctgctgtggctgaggtcaaagaggttgctgcctgttttatcctctaggatttcaatggtttcctgtctcacatttagggctttcctcattttgaatttatttttgtttatggtataagaaagtggtccaggttcattcttctgcatgtcactgtccagttttcccaacaccatttgttgcaaagactgtctttttttccattggatagtctttcctgctttgtcaaagatgaactGACCAGATAGTTGTGGCTCCAtttgtgggttttctattctgttcc
This window encodes:
- the LOC122216640 gene encoding transmembrane protein 258-like, which produces MDYLAPGKMELEAISRYTSPVKLALFPHLTTVLLAASIFFTLWFFICKVTSPKCTLDIYKEFLISLVASLLMGFGVPFLLLWISMYI